From the bacterium genome, the window GACCTTTTCCAGTTCGGAACGCAAGCCGTCGGCTGCCGGCCTCATCAAGGAGCTATGAAAAGGCCCGCTCACTGGAAGTTCCATGGCTCGTTTTGCGCCCAAGGCTTTCGCCTTTTCACAAGCCGTAGCAACAGCGGCTTTCTCCCCTGAAATGACGATCTGTCCAGGGCAATTGACGTTGGCCGGCTCCACCACGCCTTGGGTCGAGGCTTCTTGGCAAGCTTGCAGGACTTTGTCCTCATCCAGCATCAGGATGACCGCCATGGTCCCGCGGCCCTTTCCCGCTTCCTCCATCAATTCACCCCGGCGACGCACGAGGCGGACAGCGTCCTCGAACCCGAGGACTGCCGCCGCGACCAAGGCGCTATAAGCGCCCAGACTGTGCCCGGCAACCGCGCCAAACGGAAGATTGTTTTTCTTGAGGATGGCCAAAGCCGCCACGGAACAGGTCAGGAGGGCGGGTTGGGTGATGGTGGTTTTCTTCAATTCCTCCTCGGGACCCTCGAAGCACAGCTTGGACAGGGAAAACCCCAAGGCCTTATCAGCCACTTCAAAATAATCGCGGCTTTCCGGAAAGGTCTCGGCAAGGGCCTTCCCCATACCGACAGCTTGAGAACCTTGACCCGGAAAAACAAAAGCGGTTTTCATGTTCACCACCTCACCGCAGAAGAAGCGAGAGTGGTACCGGCCCCGAAGGCGACGAAGACCACGTTATCGCCCTTCTTGACCTTGCCCGCTTTGACCGCGTCCACCAGCGCGATGATGACGGAAGCGGCGGAGGTGTTGCCCACCTTGTCCAGGTTCACGAAAAGTTTGTCCGAAGCCACTTTCAAACGGTCACCAATGGCCTCGATGATCCGGCGATTGGCCTGGTGGGGGATGATGATGGAGACGTCCGCCAATCCGAACCCGGCCCGTTCGGCCGCCTCTACGGTCGCCTCGGACATGACCTTTACCGCCGTCTTGAAGATCTCCTTCCCTTCCATCTTGAGGGTATGAAGCCGTTGTTCGATCGTCTCGGGGCTCGGTGGGAGTTTGCAACCGCCACCCGGGATTTTGAGCAGGTCCGCTTCTTTACCATTGGCGGCCATGAAGGAGGAGAGGATCTCATGTTGGCCTTCCGCGACCGGGCCCAGCACGGCGGCCCCGGCACCATCCCCGAAAAGCACGCAGGTACCACGGTCCTTCCAATCGATGAAGGCGGTCAACTTCTCGGCGCCGATCAGGAGGATATTCTTGAAGGCTCCGCTCTCAATGAGCGATTTCGCCACCGACAGACCGTAGACGAAGCCCGAACAAGCCGCCGAAAGGTCGAAGGCCGCCGCTTGAGGCGCCCCCAACTTGCTCTGCACCCAACAGGCGGTCGCCGGTGTCGGGGTATCAGGGGTGATGGTGGCCACAATGATGAGGTCGAGATCCGTCGGGGAAAGTTTGGCGTCAGCCAAGGCCGCCTTAGCGGCCTCCGTGGCCATGTCCGAGGTCGTCTGGTCGGGGGCGGCCATGTGCCGCTCTTTGATCCCGGTCCGGGTAACGATCCATTCGTCGGAGGTCTCCACGATCTTTTCCATGTCTTGGTTGGTCAGGACCTTCTCAGGGAGATAGGACCCGATTCCCAAGAATCCCGCGCGAATCTTTTGGCTCAATTTATTGATTTCCCTTCGTGGTCTCCGGCTTGTCTTCCACTTGTCCATGCTTTTGGATCTGTTCTTTCAAAAGGCCCATCATGTCCTTGTTCAGACAACGCAAGGTGGCCCGAATGGCGTTCTTCATGGCAAAAGCGTTGGATTTACCGTGGGAGATCAGGCTCAAGCCATCGATCCCCAACAAAGGGGCACCCCCATACTCCTTATAATCAATGGCCCGCTTGAAACGGCGAAAAGCGGGGGCCGCCATCATGCCCCCTAACATCGTGAAAAGGTTGGAGCTCATCTCTTTCTTCAACAGTTTATAGACCAATTCCCCCACACCCTCGATGGCTTTCAGGGCGATGTTCCCGACAAATCCATCGCACACCGTGACGTCCGTATTGCCGTTGACGATATCCCTTCCCTCGACATTGCCGATATAGTTGATCGGTGCTTTCTTCAATAGGACCTGGGTCTCGAAAACCAGCTCGTTTCCCTTGGTCTCCTCCTCCCCAATGGAGAGGAGTCCCACACGGGGATTTTTGAAGTTCAGGACGGTCCGGGCAAAGACCTCACCCATCAGGGCGAATTGGAGCAGATGCTTGGCCCTGCAGTCCACGTTGGCGCCGGCATCCACGAGGACGGAAGCTCCTTGGACCGAAGGAACGATGGTAACGATGGCGGGTCGATAGACACCATCGATCCGGCCGCAATGCATCAGGGCCGCGGCCATGGAGGCCCCGGAATTGCCTGCCGAAACGGTGGCATCCACTTCCTTGCGTTTCACCATTTCGGCGCACCGCATGACGGAAGAATCCCTTTTTTGTTTGCAGGCCTGGGCCGGGCTCTCGCCCATTTCCACGACCTCACGGGCATCGACGATGGAGATGGAATTTTTGGGGTAATCGCCCGCGTTCTCAAGTTCGCGTTCGATGTCCTCTTTACGACCTACCAACACGACCTCGAGGTCGTGGTTGGCAAGTCCGAGGACTTCCGAGTCCTTCACGGCAAGGACGGCCCCCAGGACGATCTCCCGGGGGGCGTGATCCCCACCCATGGCATCCAAAGCAATTCGCATTGGGGAAGGTTAGGCGATTTCCACGCTGACGACTTCTTTGCCCTTGTAATAACCGCAAGTGGGACAAACGCGGTGGGGCAACTTGGCGCTCTTGCACTGGGGGCAGGTCGAGAGCGATTTGCCCTTGATCTTCCAGTTGGTGCGCCTTTTATCCCGGCGTTGACGGGAGTGCCGGCGTTTTGGGTTAGCCATGAAGAACCTCCGAAATTTTGAGGACCGAACGCTTTCTGGTCGAGGAACCGCCGGGGCCCTAGGGCCAGAGGTGCCTTGTTAGAACTTGAAACTCTTCAGGACATCCCACCGCGGGTCTGCGGGAGGCTCCTGGCAATCACAAGACCCTAGGTTCAGGTCCTGACCGCAACAACCACACAACCCCCGGCAATCATCCTTGCAAAGCGCCCGCATGGGCACCGACAAAAGGACCGTCTGCCGGATCTGGTCCCCGATATCCAGGATATCGCCCTGGAAATAGACCACTTCCATCTCCCCTTCGGAGAATTCCTCGGCGCCCGGCATGTCTTCCGGCTGGGGCCTGTAATGGACCTCGAAGTAGGACTTGAAAGGGGTCTCGAACTCCCTCAGGCAACGGCCACAGGCCAAGAGCATCCGGCTTTTGACCCATCCCTTGGCCGAGATCATGTCCCCGTTCTTCGCCAATTCGCAATAAATGGCCAGGGGTTCCCGGTTCAACTCGGGGGTCAGCTCGATCCCAAGGGCTCGAGCCCACTCGGTCCTTTCCAGGACCAAGTCTTCCTGCTCCAAAGACCTTAATTCCACCTTCAGCATCGGCCCTAGCCCCCGTCACCCCGAATGGAGGGGCCAAGATCCGTTAGCCAAAAAAGCGTGAAAAACTAACATTCCGGCCCTCAAAAAGCAAACGAATTATAGGAATCGCGTGGAAATGGTGTCAAGGCAAAGGGCTGTAAATGGCTATTTCCGCCCCAAACGTTCACGGAGGGATCTTTCGACCGCAGCAGGCACGAAATCCTTCACGTCCCCGCCTAATTTGGCGACTTCTTTGATGGCGCTGGAGGAAATGAAAATGAACTTTTCGTTGGGGACCAAGAAGAGCACTTCCACCTTTTTATGAAGGCTCCGGTTGATCAAAGCCATCTGGAACTCATGTTCAAAGTCCGAAACGGCCCGCAAGCCCCTAAAAATGAAGTTCGCCTTGATCTCCTTGGCGTAATCGACCAAAAGCCCCTCGAAAGAAGAGACCTTGATCTTGGGCAAATGCTTGGTGGTCTTTCTCAAGAGTTCGACCCTTTCCTCGATGGAGAAAAGGACGTTCTTCGAGGGATTGGCGACCACCGCCATATAAAGCACGTCGCAAAGGCCAGCCGCCCTTTCGGCGATATCCAAATGGCCATTGGTCACTGGGTCGAAGGAACCGGGGTAAAGACCAATCTTTTTAGGCATTTCGCTCTTTCTCCCCAGCCAGGGGGGGCTCTTCCCTTTTAAAGAGGGAGAGATAAGTATCCCCATACTTCTTTTGGCGGACCAAGGAATAGGGAAATTCTCCCGCGAGCTCCGTGTCTCCCGCACCATGCTCCACCGCGAAGATCCCACCCTCTTTCAAGATGGGATACTGCATCAATAAGTGTTGGAGCTGTTTCAGGACACCTTTTTCATAGGGCGGGTCGGCCAGTAGGATATCAAAACTCTTACCCTCCTGATGGAGCAAATAAAAGGCCCTGGCCACATCGGACGACAGGACACGGGCATTTTCGACCGGTTTGCGCGGGTTTATCCCGAAACTCTGAAGGTTCTCGTAGATGAGCTTGAGGCTGTCCGGGGCCTTTTCGACGAAGACCACCTCGCGCGCGCCACGGCTCAAGGCCTCGATCCCCAGATTTCCGGTCCCGGCATAGAAGTCCACAACGGAACAACCGGCGACCGGTTCGAGCATATTGAAAAGGGCGCCCTTCACCTTGTCCGAAGTCGGCCGGATCCGCATGTTCTTGGGCGCCTTGACCGAACGACTTTTATATTTGCCGGCAATGATTCGCATATTTTCCCTATGAGATCTGGGCCAAGTCCAACAAACCCCTGTACCGGGACTCAAGCCGTTCTCGCAATGACTTATTCTCACTTCTTTTAAGTCCGGGGTCGATATCGGCGATCTCCAGGGCTTTCTTCCGGGCCTCCTCGACCACATCCACGTCCCTTTTCAGGTCGACCAGCCCGCCCTCCCTACGCCCGGACTGGGCCACCCCGAATATCTCGCCCGGTCCCCGCATTTTGAGGTCCACTTCCGACAGTTTAAAGCCATCCAAGGTCGAAACCATGGTCTTCATGCGTTGGACCGCGTCGCTGGAGATGATCGGCGAGGTGACCAGGTAGCAATAGGCCTGGTTGCCGCCCCGCCCCACTCTTCCCCGCAACTGGTGGAGTTGGGCCAGACCGAACCTTTCGGCGTGCTCCACAACGATCATGGTGGCGTCCGGGATGTCGATGCCGACCTCCACCACGGTCGTGGCGACCAGCATTTGCAATTCCCTGTTCCGAAAGGCGGCCATGACCGATTCCTTCTCTTCTTTTTTCATCTTGCCGTGCAGGAGACCGATCTTGAACCCATGAAAGACCTCTTTTTGGAAATGCTGGTGCATCTGGACGGCCGATCGTAGGAAGGTCTTGGATTCCTCGACCACCGGGAAAACCCAAAAAACCTGTTCCCCCTTGAGCATCCTCTCCTTGGCGAAAACATAAACTTCGCTCTTTTGGCCCTCGTTCTTCCAGAAGGTCTTGATGTTCTTTTTCCCCTGCGGGAACTCGTCCAAGACAGAAAGGTCCGTGTCCCCATACTCGGTCAAGACCAGGGCCCGGGGGAACGGGGTCGCCGTCATCATGAGGCAATCGGGCCACTTACCCTTGGTCTCCAGGGCCGCCCGCTGCATGACCCCGAACTTGTGCCGTTCGTCGATGACCATGAACCCCAGGTTCTTGAAGCGGACCTGGTCCACTAAAAGGGCATGGGTCCCGACCGCCACATCCGCTCGGCCCTCTTCGACCGCCGCCAAGGCTTCCCGCTTTTCCTTGGCTTTCATATCGCTTGTCAAAAGACAGGTCCTCAAACCGGTGGGAGCGAGGATGCTTTCAAGGTTCTGGAAATGCTGGCGGGCCAGGATCTCGGTGGGGGCCATGAAGGCGCTTTGGACCCCCGAATCGGCCGCGTAAAGGAAAGCGATGGCCGCCACTAGGGTCTTGCCGCTCCCCACGTCCCCTTGTAAAAGCCGGTTCATGGGATGGGGTTTTGCCAGGTCTTCCCGGATCTCTTTCAAGACCCGTTTCTGCGCACCCGTTGGTGGAAAGGGGATGCTCTTTCGGAAGCAGAGTACCCGCTCCCCCTCGAAGAGGTACCGGCGTCCCTTTTTCCGTTTCTCGATGGCCTTGCGTTTCAAAAGCAGGAATGTCTGCAAGGTCAAAAGCTCATCGAAAGCCAGCCGTTTTCGGGCCCGTTCAAAAGCTTCCAGGCTCTCTGGGTGATGGATCTGAAGGACGGCCTCCCGGAAACCCAGACCCCCAAAGGCGCTTCCCTCCCGAGTCTCCATTGGCAAGACATCCCCGTACCGGGCCAGCACCCCGTCGATGAGATTCCGCCAGAAGGCTTGGGTCAGGGTCGAGGTCGCGGGATAGAAGGTCAAGACCTTTCCCGACTTCAGCACCTCCTCTTCCACGGGCTCAAGGAACTCAAAGGTCCCATTGCTACCGACGACCTGTTTTCCCCACTTGCTGATCTGGGGTGTCTCATGCAAAAGAACCCATCGGCCATTGGTCAGGTCCCTTTTAAGATAAGGGCGATTGAACCAGACCCAGCTCAAATGGCCGCTGGAGTCTTGGAGGACCGTTTTGACCATGCTCCGGGGCCCCCGCCGTTGTTCGGAGATGCTATTGATACGGGCCAAAATGAAATAAGGCTCTTCCCGGTTGGAACATTGGGCGATGGGGGTCAAGGAGGCTCCATTCACGGCCCACTTGGGGGAATAGAGGAGAAGGTCCCTCACCGTCTTGAGTCCGGTCAGTTGGAACGCCCGATGTTTATCCTTGGGGACCAGGGGCAAAAGCGGATCGTCCAGGTTGGAGCCGTTCTCAGACTTGGCGGTCAGGGTCGCTTCCTTGGGGACCCTCCCGATCCACCGCTCGATCCCGGCGAGGCTCTCCCCGATCAAAGCCTCCCTTTCTTCCTTCTGCAGGGTCATGTACTGGGAAAACTGCCGCCGCAACCCCAACAGGAAGCCCTCGAATTCCTTGTTTACCTCCCAGGGGAAAGGACCCCGGGACAAAAGTTCCTGACATTCATGGAGAATATAACGGTCCAGCCCCTTGAGGACCGAGCGGTTCCCGAACCCTTGCTTTTGTTCCAAACGGAGGGGTTTCAACCAATTTTCCATCTGCTTTCGGATCGGGGGCATGGGGACCTTGCAGGGGGGCGAATGGCTTAAAAAGGCTTGTTTAAAAGAAAAACCTCCGCCTATAATGCGCGGCTAGTTTACCAAGAGGAGATTTTTTATGGCTCAAGTTTGTGACATCTGTTCCAAGGGGCCCATCAAGGCCCGCAAGAT encodes:
- the fabD gene encoding ACP S-malonyltransferase — its product is MKTAFVFPGQGSQAVGMGKALAETFPESRDYFEVADKALGFSLSKLCFEGPEEELKKTTITQPALLTCSVAALAILKKNNLPFGAVAGHSLGAYSALVAAAVLGFEDAVRLVRRRGELMEEAGKGRGTMAVILMLDEDKVLQACQEASTQGVVEPANVNCPGQIVISGEKAAVATACEKAKALGAKRAMELPVSGPFHSSLMRPAADGLRSELEKVQFSKPLVPYYSDIDSFILDDPERIKESLVRQLMAPVQWTKTIQKMSEDGFDRFIEVGSGKVLSGLIQKINKEAMVANAGDPASIQTVSEAK
- a CDS encoding beta-ketoacyl-ACP synthase III; the protein is MSQKIRAGFLGIGSYLPEKVLTNQDMEKIVETSDEWIVTRTGIKERHMAAPDQTTSDMATEAAKAALADAKLSPTDLDLIIVATITPDTPTPATACWVQSKLGAPQAAAFDLSAACSGFVYGLSVAKSLIESGAFKNILLIGAEKLTAFIDWKDRGTCVLFGDGAGAAVLGPVAEGQHEILSSFMAANGKEADLLKIPGGGCKLPPSPETIEQRLHTLKMEGKEIFKTAVKVMSEATVEAAERAGFGLADVSIIIPHQANRRIIEAIGDRLKVASDKLFVNLDKVGNTSAASVIIALVDAVKAGKVKKGDNVVFVAFGAGTTLASSAVRW
- the plsX gene encoding phosphate acyltransferase PlsX, which translates into the protein MRIALDAMGGDHAPREIVLGAVLAVKDSEVLGLANHDLEVVLVGRKEDIERELENAGDYPKNSISIVDAREVVEMGESPAQACKQKRDSSVMRCAEMVKRKEVDATVSAGNSGASMAAALMHCGRIDGVYRPAIVTIVPSVQGASVLVDAGANVDCRAKHLLQFALMGEVFARTVLNFKNPRVGLLSIGEEETKGNELVFETQVLLKKAPINYIGNVEGRDIVNGNTDVTVCDGFVGNIALKAIEGVGELVYKLLKKEMSSNLFTMLGGMMAAPAFRRFKRAIDYKEYGGAPLLGIDGLSLISHGKSNAFAMKNAIRATLRCLNKDMMGLLKEQIQKHGQVEDKPETTKGNQ
- the rpmF gene encoding 50S ribosomal protein L32, producing MANPKRRHSRQRRDKRRTNWKIKGKSLSTCPQCKSAKLPHRVCPTCGYYKGKEVVSVEIA
- a CDS encoding DUF177 domain-containing protein, producing MLKVELRSLEQEDLVLERTEWARALGIELTPELNREPLAIYCELAKNGDMISAKGWVKSRMLLACGRCLREFETPFKSYFEVHYRPQPEDMPGAEEFSEGEMEVVYFQGDILDIGDQIRQTVLLSVPMRALCKDDCRGLCGCCGQDLNLGSCDCQEPPADPRWDVLKSFKF
- the coaD gene encoding pantetheine-phosphate adenylyltransferase, with product MPKKIGLYPGSFDPVTNGHLDIAERAAGLCDVLYMAVVANPSKNVLFSIEERVELLRKTTKHLPKIKVSSFEGLLVDYAKEIKANFIFRGLRAVSDFEHEFQMALINRSLHKKVEVLFLVPNEKFIFISSSAIKEVAKLGGDVKDFVPAAVERSLRERLGRK
- the rsmD gene encoding 16S rRNA (guanine(966)-N(2))-methyltransferase RsmD gives rise to the protein MRIIAGKYKSRSVKAPKNMRIRPTSDKVKGALFNMLEPVAGCSVVDFYAGTGNLGIEALSRGAREVVFVEKAPDSLKLIYENLQSFGINPRKPVENARVLSSDVARAFYLLHQEGKSFDILLADPPYEKGVLKQLQHLLMQYPILKEGGIFAVEHGAGDTELAGEFPYSLVRQKKYGDTYLSLFKREEPPLAGEKERNA
- the recG gene encoding ATP-dependent DNA helicase RecG gives rise to the protein MPPIRKQMENWLKPLRLEQKQGFGNRSVLKGLDRYILHECQELLSRGPFPWEVNKEFEGFLLGLRRQFSQYMTLQKEEREALIGESLAGIERWIGRVPKEATLTAKSENGSNLDDPLLPLVPKDKHRAFQLTGLKTVRDLLLYSPKWAVNGASLTPIAQCSNREEPYFILARINSISEQRRGPRSMVKTVLQDSSGHLSWVWFNRPYLKRDLTNGRWVLLHETPQISKWGKQVVGSNGTFEFLEPVEEEVLKSGKVLTFYPATSTLTQAFWRNLIDGVLARYGDVLPMETREGSAFGGLGFREAVLQIHHPESLEAFERARKRLAFDELLTLQTFLLLKRKAIEKRKKGRRYLFEGERVLCFRKSIPFPPTGAQKRVLKEIREDLAKPHPMNRLLQGDVGSGKTLVAAIAFLYAADSGVQSAFMAPTEILARQHFQNLESILAPTGLRTCLLTSDMKAKEKREALAAVEEGRADVAVGTHALLVDQVRFKNLGFMVIDERHKFGVMQRAALETKGKWPDCLMMTATPFPRALVLTEYGDTDLSVLDEFPQGKKNIKTFWKNEGQKSEVYVFAKERMLKGEQVFWVFPVVEESKTFLRSAVQMHQHFQKEVFHGFKIGLLHGKMKKEEKESVMAAFRNRELQMLVATTVVEVGIDIPDATMIVVEHAERFGLAQLHQLRGRVGRGGNQAYCYLVTSPIISSDAVQRMKTMVSTLDGFKLSEVDLKMRGPGEIFGVAQSGRREGGLVDLKRDVDVVEEARKKALEIADIDPGLKRSENKSLRERLESRYRGLLDLAQIS